In Vibrio mangrovi, the DNA window ATCCCCCACATCAGGGCAATTTCCCAGGCTTTACTCACCCGTCCGCCGCTCGACGCCGAGAAAGCAAGCTTTCTCTCGTTTCCGCTCGACTTGCATGTGTTAGGCCTGCCGCCAGCGTTCAATCTGAGCCATGATCAAACTCTTCAATTAAAAGTTTTTTTGAAGCTGAAGCTTCGGCTCAATGAATACTGTTCGTCTTACATAAATGTAAGACTGAATTGACTGTGCTGAACTTCAATTCCCGAAAGAATCTCGGTTCGGTTGGTCACTCGTATCATTGATAAAATCTTTTGGATGTTTATCGACGAGTGCCCACACAGATTGATTGGTCTATATTGTTAAAGAGCATCTAGCGCTGGGCTTATCGCCTCGGCTAGGGGTGCGTATCTTACGCCTTTCGAAAATCAAGTCAACACATATTTGCCAGTATTTTCTAGATTTTCTTTGACCTTCAGCTTGCCGTTTTCAGACACTCTCTGTCGGTGAGGCGGCATTATAGGGAACAAATAACTTGTAGCAAGTGATTTTTTAACTTTTTCTTTCGTTTGCTCAAAAAGGAATCAAAAACCTTTTAAATAATGTTACAACCTTTGAGGATTATCACAGCAATAGGTTGGAAAAACACCATACATAAACGTAAGATTCATGTATCTGTTCTATTTTGTTTATGTATTCATCTTTCTTATTTAATTGATAAGTAGTATTCCAATATGAATTTGACTAAATCTCTTTTATGGCTTGCCGCATTTGCTGTGTTAGGTGCTATCGCTCTTTCTCAGTTGGCAATTCCCGCGGTTGTTGCTTTTCTGATTGGACTTGCAGGTGCAACCCTTATTTTTATCCTCACCTCACAAACCACATCTTCTCGCCAACAATCACAGATGGCGACAACAACGCTATATGTCGGCAATCTGCCTTACAAAGCAAATGAATCAAATGTGAAAAGCCTATTTTCACAATACGGCGAAGTATTTGCAGTCCGTTTAATGAAAGACAAGCGGACCGGGAAGCGGCGTGGATTTGGTTTTGTCGTCATGCCCGACGCCGAAGCTCAAAAAGCCATTACTCAACTCAATGAGTCCAGTTATATGGACAGAACCCTAAAAGTCCGGGTTGCTAACGATCCGAAAAATCCGGAATCGGAAAACGTTCAACTCGATTAAATCCCCAACCTGAAAGGATCTGATTCAGTGCCTTCTCTTTAAATGGGAAGGTACTGGAAAATATCCGGTGCTTTCCCGGAATATGTCGACACATTAGTGGTGAAACCAGGCTCTCAACTCTTTTAGCAATTGCCTTCCCCGAATCAACTAAAACGACCTCATTTCCCAGCACCTGCTGAATTTCACCTCTCAACAATGGAAAATGAGTACATCCAAGTACAGCAACATCAACTCTTCCCCGGACTGGCTGGAGAATATGGCTCAATTGTTCCATATCAACAGAATCACCCCGTAATTTATGTTCAGCGATATCAACCAACTCAGTCGATCCCAGCAGATATACTTCTTTATTACAGGAAAAATCACGGATCAGTTCATGCGTATATGGGCGTCGGATAGTCGCAGGAGTTGCGATAAGACCGACAGATTTTCGGGCCAGATTGCAGGCAGGCTTAATGGCGGGAACAACACCAACTACGGGAATGCTTAGTTTTTTGCGTAATGTAGGGAGGACGATCGTACTCGCGGTATTACAGGCGATCACGACTAAATCAATATCCATTTCCGTCACGATTGACGTAACTAAGGTTTCAACCCGGCTCAGTAATTCTTGCTGTGATAACTCTCCGTAAGGATAACCCTCGTTATCAAACAGATAGAAATAGTTATGATTAGGGAGTAAACGATGGATTTCCCGATAAACCGACAACCCGCCGACACCGGAATCAAAGAGTAGAATATTAGGAACTAGTGAGGACACGATAACAACATTGAACAACAGCAAGCTAGAGAATAAGTTGCATCATACGCTTTCAATGTTTTTTGGCAATAACAATGGATTTATGAGAAAGCCGCCAGTATAGGCGGCCCATAACGATCAAAAATCATACGACATGTTTAGATAGTATTCTCTATCTGCCGTGTTATAACCAAGCGCTGTCTGATAATCTTTGTCAAGCAAATTAGCTACTTTAGCACCGACTTTCAATCCATTATCAAATAAATAAGAAGTCGCCACATCAACTAAACCGTAGCCCCCCATCACTTTGCTGTTACTGGCATCATCATATCTTTTTCCCTGAAACAAATAACTCAGATTAATTTGCCATTGTTCAATTCGATATTCGGTATCCCACTTCACATTATGTCTCGCCCGTCGCCTTAGTTGCTGACCCGTCGCACTATTCTTAGCATCCAGAAAATCATATGCAATAGTATGATAGAAGTTCCCTGTATCAAACTCCGACACAAATTCAATACCTTGTATCTCTACTTTGTCTACATTCTCATTTGAAGAACTATCGATCATGTTTTTGACAAGACTTCTATAAGCAGCAAGGCGAATATCCGCATTTTGATAAGTTCCTTCGAATGCAAGTTCACCTGTTTTTGTGTCTTCAGGAACAAGTAATGGATTTCCGGAATAACAACCAAAGGATCCAAAACATTGAGTAGGCCAGTAGAGCTGATTAAATGTTGGTGCTTTGAAAGCTTCGCCATAACTAGCCGTGATTCGGAAATCATCCGAGAAACGATAAGCAGATGCAATTTGACGAGTTGTCACATAGTTGTAGGTACTACTCTTATCTCGTCGAATATTACCCTCGGCAGAAAAATCCCCCAAGGATAAATACCCGCCAATATATCCAGCAATATTTCTTCGCTTATCATTAATATATTCGACTGAACCGTTATCAACACGATCACGATACCAATCTACACCACCTGTAACTACAAGTGCATGACTTAACTTATACTGGTTATCCCATGACAGTGTATCCCGATTGGTACTGATCGTATTTGGTGTTGCCCCCTGCCCATGAGTTTCGGCCGAGTCTTGATTCGTTGCAATAGTAAAATGACTTTGATAGTTCTGATCTGTCTTATATTCTGTAACCAGACCAATATTGTATAAGTCGCTATCTGTCTGGTCTGCTCCGTTAGATGATCGTCCGTAGTCATAATCAGAATCTTTTCTCTGATAATACCCATTAAATTTTAAAGTGAATGAATCAGATATATTCTTGCCTGCATCAGCCAGAATATATTGAGAAAGAACCCCATCATTATCAGAATCATAGGTGTTAGTACTATCAGACTTCACATCAAATCCATCATTCTGTTGATGTGTAATCGACATGTTTAGCCAGCTACTTTCATCAGCTGTAGAAAAATAAGCATTAGTATCGAAGTAATGATGGCTTCCCACTGATGTCGAAACACCTGCCCTGTTATTCGGTGATGCAGTAGTAATCAAATTAACAACACCGCTTACAGCATCAGAACCATAAACTGCAGCACGCGGGCCCCGAAGCACTTCGATTCTCTCGATACCTTTCAGTGGGATTGCGGATAGATCAGTTGCTCCGGTAGTGGCACTACCAATGCGAATACCGTTAATGAGAAATAGCGTATTTTTAGATGAGCGTCCCTGTAAATAAAGCTCCGAGCTTTGTCCAATCCCTCCCTGATTAACAATTTGAGCATTGGGCAAACGTTTCAAAACTTCAATCAAAGATGTCGCTTGAATTGCATCAATATCCTGTTTGGTAATTACTTCTACAGGTTCAATCGTCTCTTGTATTTTCTGTTCAAACCGATTAGCCGTAACAACCATAGTCTCTGTATTTGAACTGTCTGCGTAAGAATAAAAGGCACAAGGAAGCTGCGATACCACTGCTATCGCTAAAGTTGTTTTTTTCATTGTTATATCCTGAATTCGCGTTAATCCGACCGGGTTTGCAATGTTGTCCCGGCTGTTGGCAGGTCTTCGGACTTAAGAATATGATCGCAATAATACGACGGCCGAAACCTCGACTTCCCACATAAAATGCAGTGTCTAGGGAGATTTAGTCTTCTATTTACCGCTGCGCGTCAGTTCTGGATTTACACCAGATTCCCTTTTAAGCTCTTAACAGATTGTTAACAGCACCAACAGGACGCTGATAATATTGATACCTGTCACATTTGTCCAGTGTCAGAAAGCTGCTTATAGTATGCTGAATTTAATACAAGGGGCTGGACTTCTGGTCAGGTTTGAATAAAATCTGCGCTCTTTGATTGTTCGCTCTGTGTGTAAAAAGGTAATACGATGGCTACTCTTGATGTAAATCCCGAACGCTACCAATCTCAGTTGAAAGAGAAAGTGGCCCGGCTTACCAACATGTTTTCTGAATTTCAGATGCCAGAGCTGGAAATCTTCGAATCTCCAGAGCAACACTACCGAATGCGTGCCGAATTCCGGGTCTGGCACGAAGGTAGCGACCTATACTACATCATGTTTAATCAGGAAACCCGACAAAAATACCGTGTAGATCAATTCCCGGCAGCAAGCCAACTTATCAATCAATTGATGCCAGCACTGATAGAACATATCCGGGACAACGATATCCTGCGCCACAAACTGTTTCAGGTTGATTTTCTATCGACTCTCAGTGGTGAAATTCTTGTGTCATTACTCTACCACCGCCAGATCGGCCAAGAATGGGAACAGGCGGCACAGATTCTGCGACAACAGCTACAGCAACAAGGCTTTAATCTCAACTTAATCGGACGAGCCCGTAAGATCAAAATGGTATTAGACCGGGATTACGTGATCGAAGAACTTTCGGTTCACGGTCAGAAATATATATATCAGCAAGTTGAAAACAGTTTTACCCAACCAAACGGACGTGTTGCAGAAAAAATGCTGGAATGGGCGGTTGATTGTACTCGGGGCAGTCAAGGTGATCTGCTGGAACTCTACTGTGGAAATGGTAATTTCTCGCTAGCACTGGCGCAAAACTTTAACCGCGTACTAGCAACTGAACTCGCTAAGCCCTCAGTCGACTCTGCGCAATATAACATTGCTGCCAATAAGATAGATAATGTACAGATCATTCGAATGTCCGCCGAAGAATTTACTCAGGCAATGGAAGGACAACGTGAATTCCGTCGTTTGAAAGATGCCGGAGTCGACTTGAAAAGCTACCAGTGTGAAACGATTTTTGTCGATCCACCCCGCTCCGGTATGGACATCGATACCTGTAAAATGGTGCAAAAATACCCGCATATTCTTTATATCTCCTGTAACCCAGAAACACTCAGAGAAAACCTTTCCGTTTTGAGTGATACACATCGTGTCAGCCGGTTTGCTCTCTTTGATCAATTTCCATTTACCCACCATATGGAAGCTGGCGTACTGCTAGAGCGCATTAAATAAAGGGTTTAAGAGATCTTCATCATTCAAAAACCACTACAGGGTACGGGGACGGTAATAATTCTCAAAAACCTGTCTATCTTCGCTGACGACACCAAACTGCAAGCAACCTTCAATTGCTGAATGAAGATTCGTTGCTGCCTGTAATCCTGCATTAAGACAATGTGTCCGTAAAATCTGGGTAGAACCCACTTGTCATTAGTTGACCTATTTTTGCTAATGGTTGATTATGTGCTTAATTTTATATTCCGTTAGATAAGCTCAGTCTGTAGTTGTCGTTTTATTTATATAATTTTGTGAGATAAAACAGATTGATATGAGTGGGAATGACTGTATTTTCTGACAGATTTATACCGATAATATCTGGTTAAAAAAACACTGTTATAGCTGAGGAGGTATCAGTGAAGAAATTGATTTGGTTAGTCATGTTGTTGATAAGTGGAAGTGTTTATGCAGATGCAAGTCTTCCACCACAAACAATATCAAGAATAGAGACCGGTTGGGGAAGTGAAGGCCTCTATTTATCCTTTGCTGAAAACAACAAAGTAGAAGGTTGTACTAACTCCAGAGTTCGTTTTGAACGTGATCACCCAATGCTAAAGGACATACTGTCCATTGCTTTATCTGCGTTCCATGCGGGTAAAAAAGTTCAAGTAAGAGTTTCCGGCTGCCTGGGTGCAGACCATAAAGGTATCGCGATAGCAGTTGTTCAGTAACTTTATAACAATCCATTTAAGCAGAAACACGTAAGTCTGGCAAAAAACGCCGGGGTAAACGTTATGTTTCCAGAGAAAATCAGAGATGAAACTGCTGAATTTGATTAACGAGCTCGATGTGTCAGATACAGACTATTGGTATGATTCAGGTCAGAAGCTGGTGTGAATAACCTAATAAAGTAAGATAAAAAAACGAGCCATTTGGCTCGTTTTTTTATTCATCTCATCACTGATGAGTTAACTCTTTCCCCAGTATCCCATCTTTCGGGCAATCCAGATCATCAAAAGCAATACGACAATAATCGCTACAAAATTGGACCC includes these proteins:
- the trmA gene encoding tRNA (uridine(54)-C5)-methyltransferase TrmA; protein product: MATLDVNPERYQSQLKEKVARLTNMFSEFQMPELEIFESPEQHYRMRAEFRVWHEGSDLYYIMFNQETRQKYRVDQFPAASQLINQLMPALIEHIRDNDILRHKLFQVDFLSTLSGEILVSLLYHRQIGQEWEQAAQILRQQLQQQGFNLNLIGRARKIKMVLDRDYVIEELSVHGQKYIYQQVENSFTQPNGRVAEKMLEWAVDCTRGSQGDLLELYCGNGNFSLALAQNFNRVLATELAKPSVDSAQYNIAANKIDNVQIIRMSAEEFTQAMEGQREFRRLKDAGVDLKSYQCETIFVDPPRSGMDIDTCKMVQKYPHILYISCNPETLRENLSVLSDTHRVSRFALFDQFPFTHHMEAGVLLERIK
- a CDS encoding RNA recognition motif domain-containing protein; amino-acid sequence: MNLTKSLLWLAAFAVLGAIALSQLAIPAVVAFLIGLAGATLIFILTSQTTSSRQQSQMATTTLYVGNLPYKANESNVKSLFSQYGEVFAVRLMKDKRTGKRRGFGFVVMPDAEAQKAITQLNESSYMDRTLKVRVANDPKNPESENVQLD
- a CDS encoding TonB-dependent receptor domain-containing protein — its product is MKKTTLAIAVVSQLPCAFYSYADSSNTETMVVTANRFEQKIQETIEPVEVITKQDIDAIQATSLIEVLKRLPNAQIVNQGGIGQSSELYLQGRSSKNTLFLINGIRIGSATTGATDLSAIPLKGIERIEVLRGPRAAVYGSDAVSGVVNLITTASPNNRAGVSTSVGSHHYFDTNAYFSTADESSWLNMSITHQQNDGFDVKSDSTNTYDSDNDGVLSQYILADAGKNISDSFTLKFNGYYQRKDSDYDYGRSSNGADQTDSDLYNIGLVTEYKTDQNYQSHFTIATNQDSAETHGQGATPNTISTNRDTLSWDNQYKLSHALVVTGGVDWYRDRVDNGSVEYINDKRRNIAGYIGGYLSLGDFSAEGNIRRDKSSTYNYVTTRQIASAYRFSDDFRITASYGEAFKAPTFNQLYWPTQCFGSFGCYSGNPLLVPEDTKTGELAFEGTYQNADIRLAAYRSLVKNMIDSSSNENVDKVEIQGIEFVSEFDTGNFYHTIAYDFLDAKNSATGQQLRRRARHNVKWDTEYRIEQWQINLSYLFQGKRYDDASNSKVMGGYGLVDVATSYLFDNGLKVGAKVANLLDKDYQTALGYNTADREYYLNMSYDF
- the murI gene encoding glutamate racemase, which translates into the protein MVSSLVPNILLFDSGVGGLSVYREIHRLLPNHNYFYLFDNEGYPYGELSQQELLSRVETLVTSIVTEMDIDLVVIACNTASTIVLPTLRKKLSIPVVGVVPAIKPACNLARKSVGLIATPATIRRPYTHELIRDFSCNKEVYLLGSTELVDIAEHKLRGDSVDMEQLSHILQPVRGRVDVAVLGCTHFPLLRGEIQQVLGNEVVLVDSGKAIAKRVESLVSPLMCRHIPGKHRIFSSTFPFKEKALNQILSGWGFNRVERFPIPDFSDR